A region of Antedon mediterranea chromosome 8, ecAntMedi1.1, whole genome shotgun sequence DNA encodes the following proteins:
- the LOC140056290 gene encoding ADP,ATP carrier protein-like, giving the protein MSKTVQDQAISFAKDLAAGGIAAAISKTVVAPIERVKLLLQLQAASKQIAADQQYKGIVDCFSRVTKEQGFFSLWRGNLTNVIRYFPTQALNFAFKDKYKQIFLGGVDKNKQFFKFFLGNLASGGAAGGTSLVFVYPLDFARTRLATDVGKGSARQFTGLGNCLASIYRSDGYLGLYRGFFTSLQGIIIYRAAFFGLYDTAKGSIPYKVNIFYSWVIAQSVATASGIISYPFDTVRRRMMMQSGRKDKMYKNTLDCWKKIAQQEGSTAFFKGAFTNLMRSTGGAIVLVLYDEIKALIV; this is encoded by the exons ATGTCGAAAACCGTTCAAGATCAAGCCATTTCTTTTGCTAAAGATTTAGCGGCAGGGGGAATTGCTGCTGCTATATCAAAGACAGTGGTAGCACCCATTGAGAGAGTAAAGCTTCTTCTACAG CTTCAAGCGGCCTCAAAGCAAATTGCTGCTGACCAACAATACAAAGGCATCGTCGATTGTTTTTCACGTGTTACTAAAGAGCAAGGATTTTTCTCATTATGGAGAGGTAACCTGACAAACGTCATCAGATACTTTCCAACACAAGCTCTCAATTTCGCCTTCAAAGACAAATACAAGCAGATTTTCCTTGGAGGTGTTGATAAGAACAAGCAATTCTTTAAGTTTTTCTTGGGTAACTTGGCCTCCGGTGGAGCAGCCGGTGGCACCTCTCTTGTTTTTGTATACCCATTGGACTTTGCTCGTACTCGTTTGGCAACCGACGTGGGAAAAGGGTCTGCCCGTCAATTCACCGGATTGGGAAACTGCCTTGCTTCAATTTACAGATCTGATGGATACTTGGGTCTTTACAGAGGCTTCTTTACGTCTTTACAAGGCATCATTATCTACCGTGCAGCTTTCTTCGGGTTGTATGATACGGCTAAAGGATCTATTCCGTACAAGGTCAACATATTTTACTCGTGGGTCATCGCTCAATCTGTTGCCACGGCTTCAGGAATCATCTCGTATCCATTTGATACCGTCAGACGTCGTATGATGATGCAGTCTGGCCGCAAAGATAAAATGTACAAGAATACATTGGATTGCTGGAAGAAGATTGCTCAACAAGAAGGCTCAACAGCTTTCTTTAAGGGTGCTTTTACTAACCTGATGCGTAGTACTGGAGGTGCGATTGTATTGGTCCTTTACGATGAAATCAAAGCTCTTATAGTTTAG